One stretch of Sinorhizobium meliloti DNA includes these proteins:
- the repA gene encoding plasmid partitioning protein RepA, protein MPQTVSPPHEKERTSERIRRRAKELFDRVRASGVAIDFPFPDPMTLRSFSLGEVAEILGVSHSYLRQLSIDGLGPTPELGTAGRRSYTLRQINELRAYLASARPKDALKFYPRRREGEKLQIISVGGSASTTTAFYLVQGLALQGFRVLAVDLDRRGSFSGMFGYTASTTPVYNKSIYAALRCDDDRASIRTVIRPTHFDGLDIVPGSIELRRFEEERLRRYLSGASRNPDANSRLVSAIEEVEGNYDVVVIAGAPVRDGLGPVALEAATGVLVTVHPQLDDVASTAMSLSIFSEYVRRIEEAGKSEDYDFFKFLVTRHDPRDVAEQETIALLRGSLGDDLLTAIVWESDAIGYAGLKNRSLYELSAGAVGRSAYEQAMETLNSVNAEVMDIISEVWGRPPIYVSQASRSTTAGKAKSQSKRPSK, encoded by the coding sequence ATGCCACAAACTGTTAGTCCGCCGCATGAAAAGGAGAGAACGTCGGAACGCATCCGGCGTCGGGCCAAAGAACTCTTCGATCGCGTACGCGCCTCTGGCGTAGCTATCGACTTTCCATTTCCAGACCCCATGACCTTGCGCTCCTTCTCCTTGGGCGAGGTCGCCGAGATCCTCGGTGTGTCGCACAGTTATCTGCGCCAGTTGTCAATTGATGGTCTGGGGCCAACACCGGAGCTAGGGACCGCAGGGCGACGCTCCTATACGCTTCGACAAATCAACGAACTTCGTGCTTATCTCGCTTCGGCCCGTCCGAAAGATGCTTTAAAGTTTTACCCGCGGAGGCGCGAGGGTGAGAAACTACAGATTATCTCAGTAGGCGGCTCCGCAAGTACCACTACAGCATTCTATCTGGTTCAGGGCCTTGCACTTCAAGGATTCCGTGTTCTCGCTGTAGATCTTGATAGGCGAGGCTCATTCTCGGGAATGTTCGGTTACACCGCCAGTACGACGCCGGTCTACAATAAAAGCATATATGCCGCGTTACGCTGTGATGACGATCGGGCCAGTATTAGGACTGTAATCCGACCGACGCATTTTGATGGTCTTGATATCGTGCCGGGCAGTATCGAGCTCCGCCGGTTCGAGGAGGAACGCTTGCGGCGCTACCTCAGCGGGGCCTCGAGGAACCCAGATGCTAACTCGAGACTGGTGTCTGCGATCGAGGAAGTCGAGGGCAATTACGATGTCGTCGTTATTGCCGGTGCACCTGTACGCGACGGCTTAGGCCCGGTTGCGCTTGAAGCAGCGACCGGCGTGCTGGTTACAGTCCACCCGCAATTGGATGATGTCGCGTCAACGGCCATGTCCCTCAGCATTTTCTCGGAATACGTCCGCAGGATCGAAGAAGCTGGGAAGTCCGAAGATTATGATTTTTTCAAATTCTTGGTGACAAGGCACGACCCGCGTGACGTCGCAGAGCAGGAGACGATCGCCCTGCTGCGGGGCTCCCTGGGTGATGATCTCTTGACTGCCATCGTCTGGGAATCGGATGCGATAGGATACGCGGGGCTCAAGAATCGATCGCTGTATGAGCTATCAGCGGGAGCGGTAGGCCGATCGGCATACGAGCAAGCGATGGAAACGCTGAATTCCGTCAATGCCGAGGTGATGGATATCATATCGGAGGTTTGGGGTCGTCCCCCGATCTATGTGTCGCAGGCTTCGCGCTCGACGACTGCAGGTAAGGCGAAATCCCAATCTAAGAGGCCTAGCAAATGA
- a CDS encoding GntR family transcriptional regulator produces the protein MYSRHEHKLGWDESKVGKVYKALKKLIVNCEVPPGTRLDAVAISNVMNTSVVPVREVLIQLEIEEYIMSSFNNGYYTKKLDPQKLSDQLDFIMMVLKHVFRENLYEHSTFVVLPSWTDYDLIREFQQSFYERIAKASNNRIMRDLVHEYNVRTRYIRWLDLHQPERLSCIRDDMSELLELLDKRDNDAAIANVDRQFSAMISTVPKLVLEGNRRAGNTKESWLETLSKL, from the coding sequence ATGTATAGTCGCCACGAACATAAACTAGGATGGGACGAGTCCAAGGTCGGCAAAGTATATAAAGCACTCAAGAAGCTTATCGTCAATTGTGAGGTTCCACCCGGTACGCGACTCGATGCTGTTGCAATCAGCAACGTCATGAATACTAGCGTTGTACCTGTGCGCGAGGTACTAATTCAGCTCGAAATAGAAGAATACATCATGAGCTCATTCAACAATGGCTACTACACCAAGAAGCTTGATCCACAGAAACTGTCGGATCAACTTGATTTTATTATGATGGTGCTCAAGCATGTGTTCAGAGAAAACCTGTATGAGCACTCTACGTTTGTAGTTCTTCCCAGCTGGACCGACTACGACTTGATCAGGGAGTTCCAACAGTCTTTTTACGAACGTATCGCGAAGGCTTCGAACAACAGAATAATGCGGGACCTCGTGCATGAGTACAACGTTCGGACGAGATACATTCGTTGGTTGGACTTGCACCAGCCGGAGCGTCTCTCATGTATCAGAGATGACATGAGCGAGCTTCTGGAGCTTCTTGATAAGCGAGACAACGATGCGGCGATCGCAAATGTTGATCGGCAATTCAGTGCAATGATTAGCACTGTTCCCAAGCTTGTGCTGGAAGGCAATCGTCGTGCCGGGAATACGAAAGAGAGTTGGTTGGAGACATTGTCGAAGCTTTAG
- a CDS encoding MmgE/PrpD family protein, with amino-acid sequence MSVEEALAQYAHSFPTASISDQAMRTARQSVLDILGVTLAGQTRPEVRLLQKAMKTWGPPECPVLGTAIQLPPADAALLNGAAARVLDFDDVVDPLGIHPSVAIFPVICAIAALSPDKVFGRDFLAAMAIGQDLQTRLARSRKETLLESGRYDLSKVIAAAAAAARLRGLSQEQLHAAMGIAYTSALGEAQCMVEGAPTVSYQQGLVASNAVRAVLLAEQGFTGARQFLTGRYGLFSAFEPGSRPETLLDRLGEHFAGDDDIAYKPYPTCRPNISATALAIELADGRPISADDVERIDIAMNQQIFDLVCAPADQKWRPRTPVEARFGMAYTVAVGLQNGIVFIQDYDEDALSQPEILQLSEKVHPRVDPACEIAELGAHGLIIVNITWADGTRTIGEVSKPKGNPQNPLSQEELEDKFSRCLAYAFPDIEGSQIDRLIQASHSLSDPNFMVRDFLALIPTLDAEDTDLTEDLPQAQDLVPAQSED; translated from the coding sequence ATGTCTGTAGAAGAAGCTCTTGCCCAATATGCGCATAGTTTTCCCACCGCTTCGATCTCGGATCAGGCGATGCGAACCGCACGCCAATCGGTGCTCGACATACTTGGCGTGACGCTGGCGGGACAAACGCGCCCCGAAGTTCGGTTACTGCAAAAGGCGATGAAGACCTGGGGGCCGCCTGAGTGCCCGGTACTTGGCACCGCTATCCAGCTGCCGCCGGCAGATGCGGCTCTGCTCAATGGCGCGGCTGCGCGCGTTCTGGATTTCGATGATGTCGTCGACCCGTTGGGCATACATCCCAGCGTCGCTATCTTTCCCGTCATCTGCGCGATCGCTGCCTTGTCCCCGGATAAGGTCTTCGGCCGTGATTTCCTGGCAGCTATGGCCATTGGTCAAGATCTTCAAACGCGATTGGCTCGATCAAGAAAGGAAACGCTTCTCGAAAGTGGCCGATATGACCTCAGCAAGGTTATTGCCGCAGCGGCCGCCGCAGCACGATTGCGCGGACTTTCGCAAGAGCAGCTCCACGCCGCCATGGGTATCGCCTACACGTCCGCGCTTGGAGAGGCGCAGTGCATGGTGGAAGGCGCCCCCACTGTTTCCTACCAGCAAGGTCTGGTTGCATCCAATGCCGTCCGCGCCGTGCTCCTGGCCGAACAAGGATTTACAGGCGCGCGTCAGTTTTTGACGGGTCGATACGGACTTTTCTCCGCCTTCGAGCCCGGTTCCCGACCCGAGACGCTGTTGGATCGGCTCGGCGAGCATTTCGCAGGTGATGATGACATTGCCTACAAGCCCTATCCGACCTGCCGCCCCAACATCTCCGCCACCGCTTTGGCTATCGAACTTGCTGATGGTCGCCCGATCTCCGCCGATGATGTCGAGCGTATCGACATAGCAATGAACCAGCAGATTTTCGATCTTGTATGCGCCCCCGCAGATCAGAAATGGAGGCCTCGGACACCGGTCGAAGCCCGTTTCGGCATGGCATATACCGTAGCGGTCGGACTGCAAAATGGCATCGTCTTCATCCAGGATTATGATGAGGATGCACTTTCCCAGCCCGAAATATTGCAGCTGAGTGAAAAGGTTCATCCGCGTGTTGATCCTGCCTGTGAGATCGCTGAACTCGGCGCGCATGGCCTTATCATCGTCAACATCACGTGGGCCGACGGCACGCGCACGATCGGGGAAGTTTCCAAGCCCAAAGGCAATCCACAAAATCCTCTTTCGCAAGAAGAACTCGAAGACAAGTTCAGCCGCTGCCTTGCCTACGCCTTCCCCGATATCGAGGGGAGCCAGATTGACAGGCTAATCCAGGCGAGCCATTCGCTGTCCGACCCGAACTTCATGGTCCGCGATTTTTTGGCTCTCATCCCCACACTGGACGCTGAAGACACCGACCTTACAGAGGACCTGCCGCAAGCTCAGGACCTGGTGCCGGCTCAAAGCGAGGATTGA
- a CDS encoding ISNCY-like element ISRm17 family transposase — translation MRQERTVQGSIFDLFAEHEIGRELEAMSQWLDAHRDLLNLVTSDLRRQGVTETGRQGLPSEAVLRCALLKQYRQLSYEELAFHLEDSASFRAFARLPWGWSPKKSVLHKTISAIRADTWEAVNKMLLASARQERLESGRVVRVDSTVTAALIHEPSDSSLLWDCVRVMVRLLQQADSLGSTIPWHDHCRAAKKRARVIEYTRGRPKRVQHYRALLRIARNTLDYLQQAAAQLPLAAGPAGKLWQAQVRHYQPLITQIIAQTERRVLAGEAVPAGEKLVSLFEPHADIIVKGSRDVDYGHKLNLTTGRSGLILDLVIEAGNPADSERLLPLLERHIAFYGEAPRQAAADGGYASRENLRQAKAWGVRDMAFHKKSGLRIEDMVRSRWVYRKLRNFRAGIEAGISCLKRTYGLARCTWRGLDHFKTYVWSSVVAYNLALFARLRPT, via the coding sequence ATGCGCCAAGAACGCACCGTCCAGGGCAGCATATTCGATCTTTTCGCCGAGCACGAGATCGGTCGTGAGTTGGAGGCGATGTCGCAGTGGCTGGACGCCCATCGCGATCTTTTGAATTTGGTGACGTCCGATCTGCGCCGACAGGGGGTCACGGAAACTGGCCGGCAGGGTTTGCCGTCGGAGGCGGTGCTGCGCTGTGCCCTCCTCAAACAGTACCGCCAGTTGAGCTACGAGGAGTTGGCGTTTCATCTGGAAGATTCCGCCTCGTTCCGGGCCTTTGCCCGGCTGCCATGGGGATGGAGCCCGAAAAAGTCGGTCTTGCACAAGACGATCAGCGCGATCCGGGCGGACACCTGGGAAGCGGTCAACAAAATGCTGCTGGCCAGCGCCCGGCAAGAAAGGTTGGAAAGCGGCAGGGTCGTGCGTGTGGACAGCACCGTCACGGCGGCGCTGATCCACGAACCAAGCGACAGCAGTCTTTTGTGGGACTGCGTGCGGGTGATGGTTCGTCTTCTGCAGCAGGCGGATTCGCTGGGCAGCACCATTCCCTGGCACGATCACTGCCGCGCGGCGAAGAAGCGGGCTCGGGTGATCGAGTATACCCGCGGTCGCCCGAAACGGGTTCAGCACTACCGCGCTCTGCTCAGGATCGCCCGGAACACCCTGGATTATCTGCAGCAGGCGGCGGCACAGTTGCCGCTGGCGGCGGGCCCGGCGGGCAAACTCTGGCAGGCCCAGGTTCGCCACTATCAGCCACTGATCACGCAGATCATCGCCCAGACGGAGCGGCGGGTGCTAGCCGGCGAAGCAGTGCCGGCCGGCGAGAAGCTTGTCAGCCTGTTCGAACCGCATGCCGACATCATCGTCAAGGGCAGCCGCGACGTCGATTACGGACATAAGCTCAATCTGACCACCGGCAGGAGCGGACTGATCCTCGATCTCGTCATCGAAGCCGGCAATCCAGCCGACAGCGAGCGGCTCTTGCCCCTACTGGAGCGCCACATCGCCTTCTATGGCGAGGCGCCGCGGCAGGCGGCCGCCGACGGCGGCTATGCAAGCCGTGAAAACCTGCGCCAAGCCAAGGCCTGGGGTGTACGCGACATGGCCTTCCATAAGAAGAGCGGCCTCAGGATCGAAGACATGGTCAGGAGCCGCTGGGTGTATCGAAAGCTCAGAAACTTCCGGGCCGGCATCGAGGCCGGCATCTCCTGCCTGAAGCGGACCTATGGCCTGGCCCGCTGCACCTGGCGCGGGCTTGACCACTTCAAGACCTACGTCTGGTCCTCGGTGGTTGCCTACAATCTCGCCCTCTTCGCCCGTCTCAGGCCGACCTAA
- the ltrA gene encoding group II intron reverse transcriptase/maturase, which yields MTSADTTDKPFRIDKRLVYEAYKAVKSNGGAAGVDGQTIEQFEADLKGNLYKIWNRMSSGSYFPPPVRAVPIPKKTGGQRILGVPTVSDRIAQMVVKQLIEPELDQIFLKDSYGYRPNKSALDAVGITRQRCWKYDWVLEFDIKGLFDNISHELLLKAVRKHVKCKWALLYIERWLTAPMEQDEQRIERDCGTPQGGVISPILSNLFLHYAFDLWMDRTHPDLPWCRYADDGLVHCRSEQEAEAVKAALQARLAECQLEMHPTKTKIVYCRDSKRRGQHPNVTFDFLGYCFRPRAVWGTQSGRLFCGFTPAVSSSALKAMREKIRDLHIRRQTQLSLNDIARLINPLLRGWISYYGRYAPTGLQPILRYVNQTMLAWARRKFKRFGRGKARASRFLQRLVEQRTDLFVHWQLGLIGTFA from the coding sequence ATGACGTCGGCGGATACGACAGACAAGCCGTTTAGGATCGATAAGCGGCTGGTGTACGAAGCTTATAAAGCGGTCAAATCCAATGGTGGTGCGGCCGGTGTGGACGGGCAGACGATCGAGCAGTTCGAAGCCGACTTGAAGGGTAATCTCTACAAGATCTGGAATAGGATGAGTTCGGGAAGCTACTTTCCGCCACCGGTGCGAGCCGTCCCCATTCCCAAAAAGACTGGGGGCCAGCGGATTTTGGGTGTGCCCACCGTGAGCGATAGGATCGCGCAGATGGTGGTCAAGCAGCTCATCGAACCGGAACTCGATCAGATCTTCCTGAAAGATTCCTACGGCTACAGGCCGAACAAATCGGCGCTCGATGCCGTGGGGATCACGCGTCAGCGGTGCTGGAAATATGATTGGGTTTTAGAGTTCGACATCAAGGGTCTGTTCGACAACATCTCCCACGAACTATTGCTCAAGGCTGTCCGCAAGCATGTAAAGTGCAAATGGGCGTTGCTCTACATCGAAAGATGGCTGACGGCGCCCATGGAACAAGATGAACAAAGAATAGAGCGTGATTGCGGCACCCCGCAAGGGGGCGTGATTAGTCCGATTCTTTCAAATCTGTTCCTGCACTACGCATTTGACTTGTGGATGGACCGGACACATCCCGACCTCCCATGGTGTCGGTATGCGGATGACGGTTTGGTGCACTGCCGGAGCGAGCAGGAAGCGGAGGCCGTCAAGGCCGCACTTCAGGCGAGGCTGGCGGAGTGCCAACTGGAGATGCATCCCACCAAAACCAAGATCGTTTACTGCAGAGACTCCAAACGCAGAGGGCAACATCCGAATGTGACGTTCGACTTCCTCGGATATTGCTTCCGACCGCGCGCGGTATGGGGAACGCAAAGCGGGCGACTGTTTTGCGGCTTCACACCAGCGGTCAGTTCCTCGGCGCTGAAAGCGATGCGGGAAAAGATCAGGGACTTGCACATCCGCCGACAGACGCAGCTCTCGTTGAACGACATCGCCCGGCTGATCAATCCGCTCCTCAGGGGGTGGATCAGCTATTATGGACGGTACGCGCCAACGGGGCTGCAGCCCATACTTCGCTACGTCAATCAGACGATGCTTGCGTGGGCAAGGCGGAAGTTCAAGCGCTTTGGCAGGGGTAAGGCTCGGGCAAGTCGGTTCTTACAACGGCTCGTCGAGCAGCGCACCGATCTCTTTGTGCACTGGCAACTCGGTCTGATCGGCACGTTTGCCTGA
- a CDS encoding transporter substrate-binding domain-containing protein: MPHAKLTCEFVTQDWDGIIPALNVGKYHAIMAGMSITEKLKQVIAFSRPYALTSNYFVIRKELDVPVMDADSKIDLSRNDDETKQILASLISNLKGHSIGVQRSTNAEAFIREYFGDSVEIRSYDNQGNLNLDLASGRIDGGLADYSVWKTFLASGKPALRPLVAAPS; encoded by the coding sequence TTGCCGCATGCAAAACTGACTTGCGAGTTTGTCACCCAGGATTGGGACGGTATCATCCCTGCTCTCAACGTTGGGAAATATCATGCCATCATGGCTGGAATGTCGATCACCGAAAAGCTCAAACAGGTGATTGCATTTTCCCGACCTTACGCGCTGACCTCCAACTACTTCGTGATCAGAAAGGAGCTCGATGTACCGGTGATGGATGCAGACTCCAAGATCGATCTCTCCCGCAATGATGACGAAACCAAACAGATCCTGGCCTCATTGATTTCCAATTTGAAAGGGCATTCTATCGGCGTGCAGCGATCGACCAACGCTGAGGCCTTCATCCGCGAGTACTTCGGTGACTCCGTCGAAATTCGTAGTTACGACAACCAGGGTAACCTTAACTTGGACTTGGCATCAGGCCGGATCGACGGCGGGCTGGCTGATTACTCGGTTTGGAAAACATTCTTGGCGTCCGGTAAACCGGCCCTTCGCCCCCTTGTGGCGGCACCCAGTTGA
- the alr gene encoding alanine racemase, which translates to MSIIHYPTLHETSGLPSLAFTSSPRTRESWYEIDLGAIRHNYRQLRAHLPDTVKIFACLKRNGYGCGAGPVAHALAAEGADGFAVASLPDAIAIRETGVDHPILLYPGPLPASAQAVESLELTVTVSSLDELEHWRAALSTTRIFVKVDLGFFRAGATPQEIGRILSAAYAYNDVELQGLYAHLSELPTSSSSAAEEQFARMQRVLAQAESAGTRPPLVMMSSTEGVLRYPLMDLDAVDPGALFIGLPETDHPARPIALRPALKAISTPLVAVKRIDASLGPIPDIPGFRPGMTIGILGMGWGDGLPRKVSSQAAGLVRGQRARLLPPAHLEHLRIDLTDVPDARFGDQVLLLGQQGNEIITLEEVAAQWSTDVVGLYAQLRDHIPRVYS; encoded by the coding sequence ATGTCCATCATTCATTACCCGACGCTACATGAAACCTCCGGCCTTCCGAGCCTGGCATTTACCTCTTCACCAAGGACCCGTGAGAGCTGGTACGAAATCGACTTGGGTGCGATCAGACACAACTACCGCCAATTGCGTGCTCATCTGCCCGACACTGTAAAAATCTTCGCCTGTTTGAAGCGCAACGGATACGGCTGTGGGGCAGGTCCTGTCGCTCACGCCTTGGCAGCAGAGGGCGCTGACGGCTTTGCCGTTGCCTCGTTGCCAGACGCCATAGCAATCCGGGAAACAGGCGTAGACCACCCGATTCTGCTCTATCCGGGGCCTCTGCCGGCATCGGCGCAGGCCGTAGAGTCTCTCGAGCTTACGGTCACTGTGTCCAGTCTCGACGAACTGGAACATTGGCGCGCGGCCTTGAGCACCACGCGGATCTTCGTCAAGGTTGATCTGGGCTTCTTCCGGGCGGGAGCTACGCCGCAGGAGATCGGCAGGATTTTGTCGGCCGCTTATGCCTACAACGATGTCGAACTACAGGGGCTCTACGCTCATTTGAGTGAATTGCCGACCTCATCATCCTCGGCCGCAGAAGAGCAATTTGCTCGTATGCAGCGCGTTCTGGCGCAGGCAGAGTCCGCAGGGACACGTCCTCCCTTAGTGATGATGTCAAGCACCGAGGGGGTGCTTCGCTATCCGCTCATGGATCTTGATGCCGTCGACCCCGGTGCCTTGTTCATCGGTCTACCAGAGACCGATCACCCCGCACGGCCCATAGCCTTGCGACCCGCCCTCAAAGCCATCTCGACGCCCCTCGTCGCAGTGAAGCGGATCGATGCTTCTCTTGGCCCGATCCCTGACATTCCAGGTTTTCGGCCAGGGATGACCATTGGCATCCTCGGCATGGGATGGGGCGACGGCCTTCCGCGCAAGGTTTCAAGCCAAGCGGCGGGCTTGGTGAGGGGGCAGCGCGCACGCCTACTACCTCCCGCCCACCTCGAACATCTGCGCATCGATCTGACGGACGTGCCTGATGCCCGATTTGGTGACCAAGTACTGCTGCTTGGGCAGCAAGGAAACGAGATCATCACACTAGAGGAAGTCGCGGCTCAATGGAGCACAGATGTCGTCGGACTCTACGCCCAGCTCCGCGACCATATCCCGCGTGTCTACTCCTGA
- a CDS encoding IS630-like element ISRm10-1 family transposase (programmed frameshift): MGQALSDDLRIRVLKASAAGMSARQAAARFGVGISTAIRWIARAKEGELTPRPQGWRRPSAVDAHEEFVVALIEERKDVTLDEMVQRLSVERQVKISRSALGAWLRGRGWTFKKKTAHALEQDRPDVLKRRRVWFDGQLDLDPEKLIYIDETGLSTKMARLRGRALRGERCRAGVPHGHWKTTTFTGALRLTGMTAPFVYDGAMNGNVFLAYVEQVLLPTLQAGDVVVMDNLPAHKTSGVRDAIERAGAKLMFLPPYSPDFNPIENAFSKLKAMLRGRAERKIDALWDAVGALIPRFTPDECANYFRAAGYDPD, encoded by the exons ATGGGCCAGGCACTGAGCGACGATCTTCGAATACGGGTTTTGAAAGCGTCTGCAGCGGGCATGTCAGCTCGACAGGCTGCAGCCCGGTTCGGAGTTGGGATCTCGACAGCGATCCGCTGGATCGCGAGAGCGAAAGAGGGCGAGCTGACCCCTCGGCCGCAGGGCTGGAGGCGGCCATCGGCGGTAGACGCACACGAGGAATTTGTTGTCGCCCTGATCGAAGAGCGGAAGGACGTGACGCTCGATGAAATGGTCCAGCGCTTGTCCGTCGAACGGCAGGTGAAGATCAGCCGTAGCGCACTTGGCGCCTGGCTTCGAGGCCGAGGATGGACCTTTA AAAAAAAGACCGCACACGCACTGGAGCAAGACCGGCCGGATGTCCTGAAGCGCCGGCGCGTCTGGTTTGATGGTCAGCTCGATCTCGATCCGGAGAAGCTGATCTACATCGATGAAACCGGCCTTTCCACGAAGATGGCACGTCTGCGCGGGCGTGCACTGCGAGGCGAACGTTGCCGGGCCGGCGTACCGCACGGGCACTGGAAGACAACGACCTTCACCGGCGCCTTGCGCCTAACCGGAATGACCGCACCGTTTGTCTACGACGGCGCGATGAACGGCAACGTCTTCCTGGCCTATGTCGAACAGGTACTTCTGCCGACCCTTCAGGCCGGGGACGTCGTAGTCATGGACAACTTGCCAGCACACAAGACATCCGGTGTGCGGGATGCCATCGAGCGCGCCGGGGCCAAGCTTATGTTCCTCCCGCCCTATAGCCCAGACTTCAATCCCATCGAGAATGCATTCTCGAAACTGAAAGCCATGCTGCGAGGCCGCGCGGAGCGAAAGATCGATGCCCTGTGGGACGCAGTCGGCGCCTTGATACCCCGCTTCACTCCTGACGAGTGTGCCAACTACTTCAGGGCTGCCGGGTATGACCCGGATTGA
- a CDS encoding acetyl-CoA carboxylase biotin carboxyl carrier protein subunit, with protein sequence MVGRRIEGITFGPADIVSEWDLILTSTSATQFEAHVAEGVIGVELLGVSKDAVADHFHLVIDGLPRTVTIGNVRQPNGSVPISMDAYYLEYAIGAKSRTRHSALAHTDPTGLWAPFHGAVNDLLVKPGDHLAPFQPVLQLEAMKVISTLSASAACRVVELCVNPGQTVETGQILARFELLPHDEE encoded by the coding sequence ATGGTTGGCAGGCGAATTGAGGGCATCACCTTCGGACCAGCGGATATCGTTTCGGAGTGGGATTTAATTCTCACATCCACGAGCGCGACCCAGTTTGAAGCCCATGTCGCTGAAGGCGTGATCGGCGTTGAGCTATTGGGGGTAAGCAAAGATGCCGTGGCGGACCACTTCCACCTCGTTATCGATGGCCTGCCTCGGACTGTCACCATCGGAAATGTGCGGCAGCCAAACGGCAGCGTCCCAATCTCAATGGACGCCTACTATCTGGAATATGCGATCGGCGCTAAGTCGCGTACGCGCCACTCAGCACTCGCGCATACCGACCCTACCGGCCTTTGGGCACCATTTCACGGCGCTGTGAACGATCTCCTGGTCAAACCGGGCGATCATCTCGCACCCTTTCAGCCCGTCCTTCAGCTTGAAGCGATGAAGGTGATCTCGACGCTTTCCGCAAGCGCGGCATGCCGGGTTGTCGAACTGTGCGTCAATCCCGGCCAAACGGTCGAGACAGGACAGATCCTTGCCCGCTTTGAACTGCTCCCCCACGACGAAGAGTAG
- a CDS encoding transporter substrate-binding domain-containing protein, producing the protein MNAFRTALAVLLSTVVVSHVDAADRKTIKIATEGAFPPWNAVDADGKAIGFDIDVGRELCRMQN; encoded by the coding sequence ATGAATGCCTTCAGAACCGCTCTCGCAGTCTTGCTTTCAACCGTTGTCGTTAGCCACGTCGACGCGGCTGATCGCAAGACTATCAAAATCGCTACCGAAGGGGCCTTTCCTCCTTGGAACGCGGTCGACGCCGATGGCAAAGCGATCGGCTTTGACATCGATGTGGGGCGGGAACTTTGCCGCATGCAAAACTGA
- a CDS encoding CopG family ribbon-helix-helix protein — translation METKVLTAHVPLPLAEKVDQIAARLERSRGWIVKQALTAWIDQEEERRRLTLEALADVDAGRVIEHHAVQAWADSLDSDKPLPLPL, via the coding sequence ATGGAAACCAAGGTGCTGACCGCGCACGTGCCACTGCCTCTCGCCGAGAAAGTCGATCAGATCGCCGCCCGCCTTGAGCGCTCGCGCGGGTGGATCGTCAAGCAGGCGCTGACCGCCTGGATCGATCAGGAAGAGGAGCGCCGACGCTTGACGCTGGAAGCGCTTGCCGACGTCGACGCTGGCCGCGTGATCGAGCACCATGCCGTTCAGGCCTGGGCCGACAGTCTTGACAGCGACAAGCCGCTACCCTTGCCGCTGTGA